DNA sequence from the Selenomonas timonae genome:
CATTCGTCATTGTCACCTCGCCCCACATGGATCTCGCGAAGAATATGGATCCGTTCCTCCCGTTCGGCGCAGCCGGCATCATGACGGGCGCAGCGGTCGTGTTCTTCTCCTTCATGGGCTTCGATACGGTTGCAACCTCCGCCGAGGAGTGCAAGACGCCGGAGAAGAGTCTCCCGATCGGCATCATCGCCTCGGTCTTCGTCTGCCTCTGCATTTACTCTGTCGTGGCATTCGTCCTCACGGGCACGATCAACTACACGGATCTTGACCGTGCAGACCCAGTTGCCTACTGCCTCCGCCTCATCGGCTACACGGGGCTGGCAAACCTCGTTACGGTCGGTATCCTCTTCGGTATGATTACAACGCTAATCGTTTACATCTTCGGTCAAGCGCGCGTCTTCTTCGCAATGTCGCGTGACGGCTTCTTGCCCAAGTCGATGGCGAATATCCATCCGAAATACGGCACGCCCTACTTCATCACACTCGTCGGCTCCGTGCTCATCGCATTCATTGCAGGCTGCGTCCCGATGCTCTACATCGTCGAGCTCGCAAATACGGGGGTGCTCGCGGCATTCTTCATCGTCTTCGTCGGTCTGATTGCACTCCGCCGTCATTCCCCCGACCTGCCGCGCACATTCACCTTCCCCCTGCTCTACGTACTTGCACCGATTGGTATGCTCGTCTGCCTCTATCTGATCTGGGCACTCTCCCTTGAGACGAATATCACCTTCATCGTGCTCATGATTCTCGGTTACTTCTTCTACAACAGCTACGCACCTTCACATCGCTGCTGGGAAAAGAAGTAGCTCCTAAATGATAAAAAGAAAAGCAGCTCGTCGACCGAGACGGGCTGCTTTTCTTTTGACGCGGATGCCGTACAGCGAAAAATACATTGCATGGACATTCGCTAGAATGATACTATATGGATGCTATAGAGAGGCGCTCAAAGTATGTTGAAGCAATACATTGTGGATGCCTTTACCGACAGAATTTTTCACGGAAATCCTGCCGCAGTCTGTGTCTTGGAGCAATGGCTGCCCGATGACCTGATGATCCAAATCGCGGCAGAGAATAATCTCTCTGAAACGGCATTCACCGTAAAAGAGGGTGCACGCAATCGTCTGCGCTGGTTTACGCCAAGTACGGAGATCGATCTCTGCGGGCATGCAACACTTGCGACGGCATATGTCCTGCTGAATTACTATGAGCAGAATGTGCCGCAGATTGTATTCGATACCCTGAGCGGCGATCTGACGGTGCAGAGGCACAGCGATCTGTACGAAATGAATTTTCCTGCATACGAATTACATGAAGTCCCGGTGACGAACGAAATGGAGGAGGCACTTGGAATCCGTCCTATGGAGGCATGGATGGGGCGCGATCTGCTCTGCGTTCTCCCCTCCGAGGATGATGTTCAGGCCTTCGTTCCCGACGCCGAAAAGGCACTCCATCTGCCAGGGCTGATCCTGCATACAACGGCACAAGGCAAGGATGCAGACTACGTTCTGCGCAGCTATGCCCCAAAGCTCGGCATCGCCGAAGATCCCGTATGCGGATCCGGCAACTGTCATACGGCGCCCTTCTGGGCGAAGAGACTCGACAAAGAAGGGCTGACGGCATATCAATGCTCGGCGCGCGGCGGCACGCTATACTGCAGCGTGCAGGGCGACCGCGTGCGCATCGCAGGCAAGGCGGCGCTCTATGCGATCGCTGAGCTGCAGATTGCAATACACGGCCTGTCCTTTGGAGAAGCATATGCGAGCCGACGGTACTGAAATTTGCGTCTTTTTTCGCTGGACGAAATCATTCCTATTTGAGAAATTTCCTTCTTTGTGATAAAATAAAAATGTTTTGGTGCGCTGCGGGAGGGTGCTATGACATTTGAAAAAAACAATGCGCTCACAGCACTCTCTTCTGCATTCGTACTCGTCTCTGTCGCCGTGCTGATGATCGTTCTGACGGCATCGCTGCTCACGCGCGCGGGTATGCCGTTCGCAGCGGCATATACGGTCAGCATCCTTGCCGCAGTCGTCGGAACATGCGCAGCCTCATACGGCGGACGGACGCTGATCGCACTCCCCTCACCCGCCATCATAGCATGGCTCGTCTATGAGGAGATCATTGCGAAGGGGCTTGCATGGCAGGAGCTGCTCGGCATTGCCGCAGTCGTTGCCATTATCGGCGCAGTGCTCACACGCACGAAGTACGCTGCGGCACTTATGCGCGCCGTGCCCCCGATCATCCGCACGGGTCTTGTCATAGGACTTGGACTCGTAATGCTCGTGACGGCGGCGCTCTATGCACGCATCCTTCTGCCGTCGCCGTGGGCGCTCACGATGGGCGGCACACTCAGCGATCCGCTCACCTACTTTACGCTGACGGGCATTCTGCTCGTCCTCGTACTCTCTGCACGCGGCGTGCGAGCGCCACTGCCAATCGGCATGCTGCTGATTGGCGTACTCACATGGGCAGAGGGCTTCTGGGAGATTCCTGCCGCGCCGTTTTATGCGCCCGAACTCTCTTCCGCATTTGCGCTGACCCTCCCGCAGGAGGAGCCATTTGCGGCAATCACGCTCGGCATGACACTGCTGCTCGCGCTCATGATCGAGGCGATGGCAGTGCTGACGGTGCGAACGCATGAGGAAAGTACACAGCCGCTCACACGGCTCTTTGCAGTGAACGGTGCTGCATCGTTCATCGGTGCATTCCCGCTGACGATTGCGCCGATCTCGCTTGCCGTATCCGAGGTTGACGAGGGACACTGCAGGGTCGGCATGCCGATGACCGCATTGTTCTCCGCACTGCTCCTGCTCGTGCTCCTGCCCTGCGCGCCGCTGATGCAGGCACTTGCGGATTTTCCCGCCGTCCCCGCCATTGCGCTAGCGGCGACAGGTCTGCTGCTCCTCGCCCGCGGCGTTCAGATGCTCCCCAGTACGGAGGATGTCGGTCTGAGCGAGGGCGCTGTCATCGCCGTATTCCTCCTCGCGTCATATGATATAGCAACGGGGCTGACGCTCGCACTTATTCTCTGGACGCTGCTCACGGCGGCGAGCAGCCAGAAAATCGCGCGTGGAACATGGGGACTGACGGCATTCTTCGCCGTATTTGCCCTGCTCAAATGGATTCTGTAGAGGGCTTCGTGCCTCAAAAAAATAAATTGGGAGGTTCATCATTTGCGAAAGGATACTCTTCTGCGCGGCTCTCTTGCCGCAGCCCTCACGGGGCTTTTCATTCTGACGATGACAAGCGGCGAGGCACGCCGCGTGCACGACCCGAATACATCGACAAAGATTCGTACGGAACGCGGTGCAGAGCCTGAGGAAAAACCTGATTTCCGCATGCGCATTGATGCACTCATCAAGGAAGTGGAGCCGGCAAACGCCGTGACAGCAGAAACGGCGAAACCGCAGCCGCTCTTCAGTGTCCCGCAGACGCTCTCGGAGTACGACACCGCCATCATCGGCACGCCGCTCGCAAGTCAGGAACAATGCGTGAACTATCTCCTCAGTGTGAACCCCCACCCCGCGATCTCAGTCACGCCGCATGAACTCGTCTCCTACTACTACGAGGAAGGCGCACGCGAGGGCATCCGGCCCGATGTTGCCTTTGCAC
Encoded proteins:
- a CDS encoding amino acid permease; protein product: MFFKKKTLEDFSAQRESSGMHRTLSTVDLTFLGIGGIIGSGVFVLTGIGAARYAGPGIVLSFVAAGLLCMLVGLAYAELASLIPAAGSAYAYTFASLGEGMAFLCGWSLIIGYIVTASAVAVGFSAYFSGMMASLGMEIPKAWLTTAPEGGIINLPAVVITLLIGFILAHGTKESSRLNTILISLTLCAIVAFVIVTSPHMDLAKNMDPFLPFGAAGIMTGAAVVFFSFMGFDTVATSAEECKTPEKSLPIGIIASVFVCLCIYSVVAFVLTGTINYTDLDRADPVAYCLRLIGYTGLANLVTVGILFGMITTLIVYIFGQARVFFAMSRDGFLPKSMANIHPKYGTPYFITLVGSVLIAFIAGCVPMLYIVELANTGVLAAFFIVFVGLIALRRHSPDLPRTFTFPLLYVLAPIGMLVCLYLIWALSLETNITFIVLMILGYFFYNSYAPSHRCWEKK
- a CDS encoding PhzF family phenazine biosynthesis protein, producing the protein MLKQYIVDAFTDRIFHGNPAAVCVLEQWLPDDLMIQIAAENNLSETAFTVKEGARNRLRWFTPSTEIDLCGHATLATAYVLLNYYEQNVPQIVFDTLSGDLTVQRHSDLYEMNFPAYELHEVPVTNEMEEALGIRPMEAWMGRDLLCVLPSEDDVQAFVPDAEKALHLPGLILHTTAQGKDADYVLRSYAPKLGIAEDPVCGSGNCHTAPFWAKRLDKEGLTAYQCSARGGTLYCSVQGDRVRIAGKAALYAIAELQIAIHGLSFGEAYASRRY
- a CDS encoding nitrate reductase — encoded protein: MTFEKNNALTALSSAFVLVSVAVLMIVLTASLLTRAGMPFAAAYTVSILAAVVGTCAASYGGRTLIALPSPAIIAWLVYEEIIAKGLAWQELLGIAAVVAIIGAVLTRTKYAAALMRAVPPIIRTGLVIGLGLVMLVTAALYARILLPSPWALTMGGTLSDPLTYFTLTGILLVLVLSARGVRAPLPIGMLLIGVLTWAEGFWEIPAAPFYAPELSSAFALTLPQEEPFAAITLGMTLLLALMIEAMAVLTVRTHEESTQPLTRLFAVNGAASFIGAFPLTIAPISLAVSEVDEGHCRVGMPMTALFSALLLLVLLPCAPLMQALADFPAVPAIALAATGLLLLARGVQMLPSTEDVGLSEGAVIAVFLLASYDIATGLTLALILWTLLTAASSQKIARGTWGLTAFFAVFALLKWIL
- a CDS encoding glucosaminidase domain-containing protein, whose product is MRKDTLLRGSLAAALTGLFILTMTSGEARRVHDPNTSTKIRTERGAEPEEKPDFRMRIDALIKEVEPANAVTAETAKPQPLFSVPQTLSEYDTAIIGTPLASQEQCVNYLLSVNPHPAISVTPHELVSYYYEEGAREGIRPDVAFAQALKETGFFRYGGTVTPDQNNYCGLGTTSATVKGAYFATSQIGVRAHIQHLLAYASTREPIQPVVDPRYNLVRNVYGTSTLGHWQDLNGRWAVPGDSYGQSILSMFRAILRK